AATTTTTTGGCGCTATGGTTGGGCCTTCGCTCTCGCTCTCCAGCTTTTGGGCCTGTGGGTAAGCTGGAGTCTGTCTAAGGGCTTTGTAACGCATACGTTCTTTGCGTCGTTTTCGCAGGGAGTGGATGAACGCTTCAAAGCTATGGAACAGCGCCAGATTGAAGTGGAAAGCATGCACAAACAACTTGTCTCCGCGCTTGCCGCTTTGCCCACAGCTAAAGACCTGCACCGCATAGAGGTAAGCCTGACCGGCATAGATGGCGCGGTAAAAGCCAGTCAAGCCGAAGTGCGCGGACTATACCATGCCGTGAACCGCATTGAACGCGTAGTTGACATGTTTACGGAATCGCATCTTGGAGGAGGGAAGTAATGTCGCATAACGAGGAATTCCAGCGCCGTATTGTGGAGGACCGCCGTCTGGTGATTCTACGCTACCTGGATGAAGAACCTGACGGCCGCATGAGCGTGAGCCTCATGACCGACGCGCTGGAAATCATGAGCCATCGTGTGCCCCGCACCACGGTACTGGAAGATGCCGGATATCTGGAAGGCCTGGGCCTGCTGCGCGTGGAATATGTGGGCAGCGTGCCCATGCTGCGGGTGACTGGGCGAGGTGCGGAGGTGGCCAAGGGGTTGATTGACGTGCCCGGCGTCAAAAAGCCCGCGCGCGGGGAATAGCCATGCCCCGTAAAAGCAGCGTCACACGATTGTCGCCAGATCTGCGCAGGCAGATAGACAAGGCGCTTACCGATGGCCGCATGACTCTGGACGAGTTGCACGAGTTTGTATCGGGCAAGTGCGCGGCTGCCGGGGCCGATGCTCCATCGCGCACGGCCTTGTGGCGGTATTCCACCAATTTTTCTGCCGCTGCCCAGGTCATGCGAGAGAACCGCGACATGGCCCGCGCTCTTGCCCAGGAGTTGGGTGCTGAAAGTGTGGAAGGTGAACAGGGACGGCTGCTAGTGGAAATGCTGCGGGGCCTTGTATATCGCACCATGCAGGAACGCATGACGGAACCGGATGCCAAATTTGACCCGGCGGAGGTGGACAAAATCGCGCGCAGCCTCAAGAACCTGTCTCAAGCCATGAGTCTGGAAGCGGACTTTGCCAAGCGCATACGCGAGGAAGAACGCAAAAAAACACTTGATGAGGCGCGGGATAAACTGGACGCGGCTGCCGCTGGTGGTCTTGATCCCGCTGTTGCCCAGGAAGCCCGCCGCGTCCTCGGATTTGAGTGATGGACATAGCCCAGCCCATAATCAAATTTTTGCCATATCAGCAAGCCTGGCTGGCGGATAATGCCCGTTTTAAAATCGGCATGTTTGCCCGCCAGACGGGCAAAACATTTACCACATGCGCCGAAATTGTTGACGACTGCATTCAGGCTGAAATCAAGGGCTGCAAGGTACGCTGGGTTATCCTTTCCCGTGGTGAGCGCCAAGCTAAGGAAGCTATAGACGAAGCAATCAAGCCTTTTTGCAAAGCCTTTTACATTATCTATGCAGGTCTGCTGAAAGGTCGCGCGGATCCAGTTTATTACGAAGGTGAATATCGTACGGCTGACAATGCCGTTTACAAAACCCAGGAAGTCATTTTCCCCGGTGGATCGCGCATTACAGCCCTGCCCGCAAACCCGGACACTGCGCGCGGCTATTCTGCCAATGTGTTCCTGGATGAATTTGCATTCCACAAGGATAGCCGTGCCATCTGGAAAGCCTTGTTCCCGGTTATTTCAAAGCCCGGTCTCAAGCTGCGCATAACCAGCACGCCCAACGGCAAAGACAATAAATTTTACGAGCTTTGGACAAACAAGGACACCGTTTGGTCAAAGCACCAGGTGGACATCTACTCTGCGGTAGCTCAGGGCCTAGACCGCGATATCGACATGCTCAAGGCGGCCCTGGACGACGATGACGGCTGGTTGCAAGAGTACGAGCTGGAATTTCTCGATGAGGGCAGCGCGTGGCTGACCTACGATCTTATCACAGCCTGTGAAGACGAAAACGCCGGGAAACCTGAACTATACACAGGCGGAGCGTGCTACATCGGCAATGATATTGGTGCCAGGCGTGACTTGTGGGTAGCCTGGGTGCTTGAAGAAGTTGGCGATGTGCTTTGGACGCGCGAAATATCGGAATTGAGCAAGGCAAAGTTTGCGGAACATGACCTGGAGATTGCCCGACTAAACCAGAACTACAATATGGCCAAGCTGGCAATGGACCAAACCGGCATGGGCGAAAAGCCTGTGGAAGACATGACGGCCGAATATGGTGAAGGGGTTGTGGAGGGGGTAATCCTGTCCAGCAGCCGTCGCCTGGCCATCGCCACCGCAGGTAAACAGCGATTTGAAGATCGCAAAATACGTATTCCTGCGGGAAACAGCATTTTACGGGCAGACCTGCATAAACTGAAAAAAGTAAGTGGCGACACGGGTGCGCCTCGGCTTGTGGCAGATCGTGACGGCATCGGACATGCAGACCGGACCTGGGCCTGTTTTTTGGCCGTTGCTGCTGCCGGAGGACCGGACACATTGCGTACATGGGAGAAATTAGCTGATGGTTAAAACCCGCACGTCGCGCCCAGCACTTCGGGCCACAAGCCGCCGCAGCATGCGTGATGGTTTCCAAAATTTTGCGGCAAAACTTGGACTTGGCCAGGACAACATGCTGGCCAAGAGTGGCTATGAGCAGGGAACATACCTGACTCGTGACCGTCAGCAGCTTGATGATATGTATCGCACCAGCTGGCTGGTGGGCCGTACCGTCAACGTGGTTGCCGAGGACATGGTGCGCGGCGGTGTAGACGTGCGCGCTCAGTGGGACGCTGGAAGAACAGACGAGCTGTTGCGTGAGCATCGGCGTACTGGCTGCCCTGGGCGTTTGAGTGACGCCATCAAGTGGGGCCGCCTGTATGGCGGAGCGCTGGCCGTGTTACTGATAGACGGCGATGACCTGTCCACTCCGCTGGAGATAGACAGCATAACCGAGGGCAGCTTTTTGGGTCTGCATGTGCTGGATCGCTGGCAGGTACAGCCCAGCAGCGAGCTGATCTCTGACCTCGGCCCCATGCTGGGCTACCCTGAATTTTACAGTGTAAACACTGTCGGCGGTATGGCTGGCGAGCGCATACACCACACTCGCGCCCTGCGGTTTGTGGGTGTTGAGTTGCCGTCTCAGCAGCGGATCAGTGAGCAGCACTGGGGAGCCAGCGTAGTCGAACAAATGGAATCCCGTATGCTGGCATATGACAGCGCCACGGAAGGCACCGCCAACCTGTTGTACAAATCGTTTTTGCGAGTGATCGGCGTTGATGGCCTGCGGTCAATTCTGGCGGCTGGCGGCAAGGCCGAACAGGCGTTAATCCGCCAGTTTGAAATGGTCCGCCAGATGCAAAGTAACGAAGGCATCACCCTGCTGGACAAAAACGATACATTTACAACTGCCGGTTACAGTTTTGCAGGTGTGTACGATGCAATGCAGGCCTTTGCCGAGCAAATAGCCGGGGCCACCGGTATTCCTCTGGTGCGCCTGCTTGGTCAAAGCCCCAAGGGATTTTCCACGGGTGAATCAGATTTGCGCACCTACTACGACACCATCGCCACCTTGCAGGATGACGACCTGCGGCCCGCGCTTAACGTGATCTTTGCCGTGTTGTCTCGTCACCTGTGGGGTGAAAGCCTGCCGGATGGCTTCAGCTTTGAGTTTGAGTCCCTGATGCAGCCTTCCGAGCTTGAAAAATCGCAGATCGCAACATCTGATGCCCAGGCTGTGGCGGCGCTCGTTCAGGGCGGCATTATTACTCCTAGTCAGGGGCTTGCCGCACTGCGCGACAGTGCTCGCGTGACCGGCCGTTTTGCGGGGATCAGCGATGCAGATATTGACCGCGCTGAAAAAGCTGAGCAGGCCCCACCATTGCCGTCGCTGCCTATCTCGCAGCCCAGGCAACCATTTGCACCCTTGAGTATGGGAAATGGCAACACTGCAGACCAATAACCCAGCGCCCTGGCCCAACCTGGCGTGGACGTGGGCAGATGCCGCAACAGCCAAGGCCGGAGTGTTTACACCTTCGCGCGCAGCGGAGCGCAGTTACGAGCGCACCCTGCGCAGCCTGGCCGGACAGATATCTCAGGTGCTGGGCAACCACCGGCCCCAGGATGCCGAGGACATTCTGCGCACCTATGCCGAAACCATCACGCCGTGGGCGCGTCAAAGTGCCGCCAATATGCTGGACGGCGTGGCGCGCGGCAATCTGGATCAGTTCCGCCGCATTGCCGACCGCATGGGGCTGGACATGCGCATATTTCTGGAGGGCGATCCCATTGGCCAGATCGTGGCCCAGCGCATCGAGGCTAACACAACCCTGATCAAAAGCCTGCCTCTGGAGGCAGCCATGCGCGCAGGTGCGCTGGCCCACGAGGGACTGATCAGCGGCATGCGGGCCGAGGACATGGCGGCGGAGCTGGCCAGCATTGGCGGCACCACCATGAGTCGGGCGCGCTGTATTGCGCTGACCGAGGTCAGCAAGGCCAGCACGGCGCTTACCCAGGAGCGAGCCGAGTATGTGGGTAGTGATGGCTACATCTGGCGTGATGTCCATGACGGTGCCACTCGACCCAGCCACCGGGCGATGGGGGGCAAATTTGTGCTATGGGGCAAACCGCCAACGCTGGACGGCATGACCGGCCACGCCGGAGAGTATCCCTACTGCCGCTGCTACCCGGAGCCTGTCATCCCCAAAGGCGATGGTACGCGCAAAACTTTTGCCGTCAGCAGTTTGCCCACGCAGATACAGGAACAGGCCCGTGGGGAACAGAAACTCTACACCCAGTGGGAAAAGAGTCAGGGGGCTGAAGTGGTTCGCCATATGCCAGGCGCACCACTATATAACGTTGAGCGGGCGCAACTGGACATGGGCAAATTGTCGGCCTACGCCCTTGACCCTGACCATCCGCGTGGCGGCGACAAGGCCCGCGTATTTGCGTCTGCCCTGGGTCTTGGCCCACAGGACGCGGGGTGGCTGCGTGATCAGGTTATGCAGCAGCTGTCCACCGTGGCCGCTCTGGTCAGGCCCGGTACGGAATACGGGCAGCGGTTTGACGTGGTTATGCCCATAACTGGTCTCAACGGCAGAACGGTTGAGGTCAAGACTGTATGGCAGTATGATTATACGGATGGCGGCATACGTACCGCCCCCCGGCTTATAACCATGTATGTGGACAGATGATATGTTGCGTGAACTTGACGACATCCGCCTGACTCAGGCCATAACCAGCAAGGGCAGCGCTGACCTCGTGCGCAGTGCCGTTACTCTGCCTGCGGGTACAGAGGGTACGGTCATGAGTGCGTATCCCAACGGCGCGGCAGATGTAGAGTTTTTCGTTGGTGTCAGTGACAACGCCCCTTATGGCT
This is a stretch of genomic DNA from Desulfovibrio desulfuricans. It encodes these proteins:
- a CDS encoding VpaChn25_0724 family phage protein, coding for MSHNEEFQRRIVEDRRLVILRYLDEEPDGRMSVSLMTDALEIMSHRVPRTTVLEDAGYLEGLGLLRVEYVGSVPMLRVTGRGAEVAKGLIDVPGVKKPARGE
- a CDS encoding phage protein Gp27 family protein is translated as MPRKSSVTRLSPDLRRQIDKALTDGRMTLDELHEFVSGKCAAAGADAPSRTALWRYSTNFSAAAQVMRENRDMARALAQELGAESVEGEQGRLLVEMLRGLVYRTMQERMTEPDAKFDPAEVDKIARSLKNLSQAMSLEADFAKRIREEERKKTLDEARDKLDAAAAGGLDPAVAQEARRVLGFE
- a CDS encoding DUF2730 family protein translates to MSAWEIFWRYGWAFALALQLLGLWVSWSLSKGFVTHTFFASFSQGVDERFKAMEQRQIEVESMHKQLVSALAALPTAKDLHRIEVSLTGIDGAVKASQAEVRGLYHAVNRIERVVDMFTESHLGGGK
- a CDS encoding phage head morphogenesis protein, which encodes MATLQTNNPAPWPNLAWTWADAATAKAGVFTPSRAAERSYERTLRSLAGQISQVLGNHRPQDAEDILRTYAETITPWARQSAANMLDGVARGNLDQFRRIADRMGLDMRIFLEGDPIGQIVAQRIEANTTLIKSLPLEAAMRAGALAHEGLISGMRAEDMAAELASIGGTTMSRARCIALTEVSKASTALTQERAEYVGSDGYIWRDVHDGATRPSHRAMGGKFVLWGKPPTLDGMTGHAGEYPYCRCYPEPVIPKGDGTRKTFAVSSLPTQIQEQARGEQKLYTQWEKSQGAEVVRHMPGAPLYNVERAQLDMGKLSAYALDPDHPRGGDKARVFASALGLGPQDAGWLRDQVMQQLSTVAALVRPGTEYGQRFDVVMPITGLNGRTVEVKTVWQYDYTDGGIRTAPRLITMYVDR
- a CDS encoding DUF1073 domain-containing protein translates to MRDGFQNFAAKLGLGQDNMLAKSGYEQGTYLTRDRQQLDDMYRTSWLVGRTVNVVAEDMVRGGVDVRAQWDAGRTDELLREHRRTGCPGRLSDAIKWGRLYGGALAVLLIDGDDLSTPLEIDSITEGSFLGLHVLDRWQVQPSSELISDLGPMLGYPEFYSVNTVGGMAGERIHHTRALRFVGVELPSQQRISEQHWGASVVEQMESRMLAYDSATEGTANLLYKSFLRVIGVDGLRSILAAGGKAEQALIRQFEMVRQMQSNEGITLLDKNDTFTTAGYSFAGVYDAMQAFAEQIAGATGIPLVRLLGQSPKGFSTGESDLRTYYDTIATLQDDDLRPALNVIFAVLSRHLWGESLPDGFSFEFESLMQPSELEKSQIATSDAQAVAALVQGGIITPSQGLAALRDSARVTGRFAGISDADIDRAEKAEQAPPLPSLPISQPRQPFAPLSMGNGNTADQ
- a CDS encoding terminase large subunit domain-containing protein, coding for MDIAQPIIKFLPYQQAWLADNARFKIGMFARQTGKTFTTCAEIVDDCIQAEIKGCKVRWVILSRGERQAKEAIDEAIKPFCKAFYIIYAGLLKGRADPVYYEGEYRTADNAVYKTQEVIFPGGSRITALPANPDTARGYSANVFLDEFAFHKDSRAIWKALFPVISKPGLKLRITSTPNGKDNKFYELWTNKDTVWSKHQVDIYSAVAQGLDRDIDMLKAALDDDDGWLQEYELEFLDEGSAWLTYDLITACEDENAGKPELYTGGACYIGNDIGARRDLWVAWVLEEVGDVLWTREISELSKAKFAEHDLEIARLNQNYNMAKLAMDQTGMGEKPVEDMTAEYGEGVVEGVILSSSRRLAIATAGKQRFEDRKIRIPAGNSILRADLHKLKKVSGDTGAPRLVADRDGIGHADRTWACFLAVAAAGGPDTLRTWEKLADG